The Juglans regia cultivar Chandler chromosome 6, Walnut 2.0, whole genome shotgun sequence genome contains the following window.
TGATAGATTTTGAATTGGCTTGCactacttttatcaatagagccactactgatgaatttattagacttcgtttatttcctttctctttaaaggataaagcgaagatttggtttaattttttgaggcctaattctatctctagttggtctgatatgtagcgtgagttcttacaaaaaaaaaattcttttcagaGAACTCAGTATTTACAAGAGCAGATCAGTCAATTCAATCAAAAATCTGACGAGACTTTCCAGGTCAGCTGGGAAAGGTTTAAGGCTTTGGTGAACATCTGTCCACATCACGGTTTTGAATCCTGGAGgttggtgaattatttttacactggcCACACTCCACAATGCAAGTAGTTTGTTTAGACTATGTGTAATGGAGAATTCTTTAGTAAGGAACCTAATGAAGCATTGCCATTTTTTTACTATCTTGCTGAGAGTGTACAACAATGGAACACTCAGACTAATCGAGTTTCATTGACAGCACAGCCACTGAGAGCTATTGCTGGTGGGGGCAGATATGAGCTTAAGGAGGACACTAACGTTCAAGCCCGAATAGCTGCATTAACTAGAAGACTGGAGGTTATGGAGATGGAAAAGGTGAAGGCTGTGAAAACAGTAGAGGTATGTTCTTTATGTACAGATTCAAACCACAAGACTCAAGATTGCCTAGTCATGCCAGTATTTCAGCAGAGTGACTCTGAGCAAATGCAATTAGTAAACTGGGTTAATAGAGCACAAAATCAGCCTttctccaatacatataatccAGGCtggaggaatcacccaaatttctcatgcAGGAATGATAAGCCTGATCGGTCTCCGCCACCTTCTCAGCAGCCTTTTCATCAGGCTGCCCCTCAACACCAGTATCAGCCATATCAAAGTTCTCAGAACTATCATTTTGTAGCACCTCCAGGATTTCAGCCTCATGTAACTGCACAAAGTTCTCAGTCTCAATCATCGGGAAGAAGTTCTCTAGATGACAGTATGGCACAGATGGCCAATACACTTCAGCAATTCATGCAGATTTAGGTCAtcacaaacaataaaaacactCAGGCCATAAATGACTTACGGGGCACCATCAATAAGATGAGCACGACATTGAACACTCGAGAGAAACGGAAATTCCCAACACAGCCTCAGATTAATCCTCAAGTATACCGGcaacaataaaaacaagtgCATAATGTCTCAGGGGAGGTTTTTGAGACAGTGAAGGATgttcttactttgagaagtggaaaaGAAGTTCCCCAACCAGAGATGACTATGGACACACAGGTAGTTGCTCCTACACCTAAAGATGCAACAGAGActgatgaagctgaaaaagaaccaGAGGTAGTGAGACCAGAGCTGAAGAAGCCTGTGAGTGCAGATGTTGAAACTAGTAGGGGGTACCAACCTGTGGTTTCCTATCCTCAGAGATTGGCATCTGTCCAAAAGAACAAATGCCACACTGAGATTCAGGAGATTttcaagcaagtaaagattaatattccactcttgGATGTCATACAACAAGTgccttcatatgcaaaatttttgaaggaCTTGTGCGCAGTGAAGAGGAagctgaatgtaaagaagaaagctttCCTAACGGAGCAAGTCAGTGCATTGATATTGAGCGAGACTCCTCAGAAGTTCAGAGATCCCGGCTCTCCCAGCATTTCCATTATCATCGGTGAGTCACGCATTGGTAGAGCTTTACTTGATTTAGGGAGTAGTGTGAAGATGCTACCATTCTCAGTGTATGAGCAGCTGGGATTGGGTGAGCTGAAAAAGACGTCCATCATGTTACAGTTGGCTGACAAATCAGTTAAGGAGTTGAAGGGTATTGTTGAGGATGTGCTGGTCcaggtggacaaattttactacccagtggattttgtagttcttgatatgtAGCAGCCAGCGTCCACTATTTACCGAGCTCCTATCATTCTTGGAAGACCATTTCTTGCTACGTCAAATGCTTTGATTAATTGCAGAAGTGGAGTTCTGAAGCTTACTTTTGGGAACATGGCACTTGAGTTGAACGTTTTCAATGCTTGCAAGATGCCAACACATTTTGATGACACAAGTGATTTGAATGTTGTGGAGAGTTTGACACCAACATAATTTATTTGCTCAACTTTTCATTTCTCTGATAATGATTCCATTTTTCAGtcacatgaatttttatttgatgaaaaaattgacCATGTTGATGAAAATGTCTTTGAATTTTTAGACTGTTTTGCAAATTCTTCTTTGCCACTTGAAGTACAATTTGCAAGCGCAAGATGAAAACCCCAGTTTGAAACTCTACCACCACCAGACATACTTAAATCTTCAAAGGAAGAAGTTCCCCAGTTGGAACTGTAACCACTTCCTCAAGATTTAAAGTATGTGTTTCTTGGTCCTAAAGAATGCACTTTTCCTGTGGTGATTTCCTCAAAATTAAATCAGAAGAATGAAACCCAGTTGATTGAAGTCTTAATGAGGCGTAATTGGTTGGACAATAGCTGACATCAAAGGTATTGATGCTGTTGTTTGTACTCGCAGAATCCATCTTGAAGATGATGCTAGACCGGTTCATGATGCTCAACGTAGGCTCAATCCTACCATGAAGGAAGTTGTCAAAGTGGAAGTGCTTAAACTGTTCGCAGTGGGTATCATTTACCCAATCTCAGACAGTAAGTGGGTAAGTCCAACTCAAGTGGTACCAAAACAATATGGTTTAActgttataaaaaatgataaaaatgagttaATTACAACTAGAATGGTTACTGGttggagaatgtgcattgattatagaaAACTTAATTCAGCCAATAGGaatgatcatttttctttaccattcttggatcaaattttagaaagagtGGCTGATAAtgcattttattgtttattggaTGGATACTCTAGTTATTATCAAATTGCTGTAGCACTTGAGGATCAGGAAAAAATCACTTTCACCTGTCCTTTTGGCACCTTTGCTTTTACCAGAATGCCTTTTGGTTTGTGTAATGCTCCAGCTAATTTTCAGAGATGCATGATGAGTATTTTTTCTGACATGATTGATGATATTTGTGAAATattcatggatgacttctctATTTTTGGAAAATCTTTTGATAGTTGTTTGCATAATTTGGCACGTATTCTCTAGAGATGTgaggaaaaaaatcttttacttaattGGGAGAAATGTCAATTTATGGTTACTCAGGGCATTGTCTTGGGACATTTGTTTCTTCTAAAGGTATAAAGGTCGACAAggcaaaaattaaattaatatctaaACTTCATATCCCTAGGACGATTAAGGATATTCGTTCTTTTCTTGGTCATGCTGGCTTTTATAGGTGGTTTATTCAAGGGTTCAGTTCTATTGCAAAACCTTTGTGCactcttttacaaaatgatattgaatttgtttGGACTGATGAGTGCTAAAAAGCTTTTGATACCCTTAAAAAATCGCTTACCACTGCCCCTATTATGCAACCCCTGCAGTGAGACCTTTCATTTGAAATCATGACTGATGCAAGTGATTATGCCTTAGGAGCTGTTTTGGGGCAGCGTGCGGATAATAGACCTTTTGTGATTTATTATGTCAGTAGAACCTTGAATGATGCCCAAAAAAAGTATACcactactgaaaaagaattgctTGTAGTGGTTTTTGCACTTGATAAATTTCGGACTTAcattcttggttctcctgttACTATTTTCACTAACTACTCTGCTCTTAAGTATTTGTTGGCTAAGAAAGATGCAAAACCACGCTTGATTCGCTGGATTTTACTACTTCAAGAGTTCAACATTAACATTAAGGACAAGAAAGGAGTCGAAAATGTGGTAGTTGACCACCTCTCTAGATTGCCATCATCCTCCTCTTCAAATGTCAGTCTTCCTCTTGATGATAGTTTCCCGGATGAGCAGTTGTTTGTGATTGATAGAGCTCCCTGGTATGCTGACATAGTCAACTATCTGGTGACTGAATGGTCCACCCAAGATAAGCGTCGATTTCTCTATGAGGTATGACACTTTTACTTTGATGATCCATaccttttcaaatattgtttagACCAATTGATTCGTAGATGCATTCCtgatgatgagttttttttctGTGTTGAGATTTTGTCATATGGGTGCATGTGGTGGTCATTtttcagaaaagaaaacaatcGCTAAAATTTTGCAAAGCAGCTTTTACTAGCCTTCCATGTTTAAAAATGCTTATAAGTTTTGTAAGGTTTGTGAGCCTTGTCCAAAATTGGGATCCATTAGCAAAAGAGAAATGATGCCCCTTTCCCCTATTCTTAccttagaaattttttattgttagggAATAGACTTCATGGGACCTTTTCCAGTTTCCTTTGgaaacacatatattttattagctGTGGATTATGTTTCAAAATGGGTGGAGGTCGTCGCTTGCAAAACAAATGACCATCGTGTTATTTTTGCAATCTTTGTTTACTCGTTTTGGCATGCCCAAAGTTATCATTAGTGATGGGGGttctcatttttgcaacaaaccatttTCTACACTCATGAAGAAATATGGTATCACACACTGAGTTTCTACCCCTCATTACCCTCAAACAAATAGGCAAGCAGAATTGGCAAACAAagagatcaaaatcattttaaagaaaactatcaATCATAATAGGAAAGACTGGTCAGTTAAGCTTCTTGATACTTTGTAGGCTTATAggacaacttttaaaactaatcTAGGGATGTCCCCTTATTGATTAGTTTTTGGTAAAGTTTATCATTTACCTGTTGATATTCAGCATCGAGCTCTTTGGActataaaacatgttaacatgtcATTTGATGAAGCTTCAGAGTTGAGAAAATTGCAGATCAATGAATTGGATGAAACTCGTCGGGATGCTTATGACAATGCTCAGCTGGCGAAGGAACGCATGAAAATTCTACATGACCAGAAAATTCATCCAAAGCATTTCACACTTGGCCAGGAAGTTCTTCTTTACAACTCTAGCTTGCATATTTTTCCTAGTAAATTGAAATCCCGATGGAGTGAGCCGTACATTGTAAAAAAGGTTTATCCTCACGGGACGGTAGACATTGTCAATCCAAAGAATGACAATAGCTTCACTGTCAATGGACAACGTCTAAAGCCGTTTCTGAAGGTCTTTGATCCACACGAAGAGATCTTGCTTGTGCAAGATTCCATAgaagtgttttgatcttttcccCTTTTACAGTTTTctttacttgtattttttttattattattatttgttattttgctttgattttatttttcatgttgattttttttgttttgcttgcttatttctgtgcactttgttttttttcgtTCTATTCATTGAGGACCATGTCTCTCACTAGTTGGGGGTAGCTTGTGTGCAtagattttcaagaaaaaaaaaattaatatgatgtGCATTGATACATATATGATTGACACACACTCCATTTTTGGTATTTTGTAAAATCTGAGCATTTTGGTGGAGTAGTTGAGCggaatcattttgtgaagatttattttcaagcttaaGCGTagaacatgattttttatacatcatattttgttgatgtgtagcTTGAAACACCGGGATGCTATACTTATTGAGATGAGacttgataagatttttgtagaatGAATGGCAAATTTGGAaggacattttgcacatgcCTACACTTGTAGTGTTCCTTATTACCTGTTCAATGATTTAACACAGGAGAAGTAAATTGCGGGACTACCGAAccatgtttcaaaaaaaaaaaaaacagagagagagaagaagaagaagaaaatgaaaagaaaaaaaagagatttgaaaatattagaaaaaaaaaagaataaaggtGACTTAGTGAGCTTTCCTAAGTAAAGGGTTAGAAACAGTTACCCAAGACTTTGggggttgagtgttcaacctttaaaaacaGAGCTGTCATGAAAACTGCTAGTCCCTTGGGCTTTGAGGTAATTAGAATCAGCAATGATTAATTttaaggttgaaaaatcctatgacaaaccatggctagtaatgaggaacacaCAACCAGTTTAGCTCCAGACACACATTTGAGTTCTGATACAGTTGCCTCAATTCtatgtgaaagattgttgagatagtCTTAGTAGATATATCCTCTAGGGGTTGAGTAGTAATGTGTCACTTTTGTAAGAATTcagaattgtgtttgattgtttctgtttagattttgatctttatgcaatatttatttcaattaattttcagtattttgcTCAAAGATTAGCAGAACgctagttggggggtgtgattgagctgaattattgcatattttatttatttcattacattattattggttttagatgaaaaatatgttaagatgaataaatccaagttgtgatttaaattggttaatagcatgatttatgcttaattttataacttgtgatttgattggacaatgttcattcacatgcacaacatatttttgatattctattattcttattttattttatttctaatttcaaattcaaaggactttcaagtgggcaagacgttagaataacctaagaactttcaactaGTGTAacactcttcaaataaggataatgatggagttTGTGAGTAATTCgaatcagagtccaaaatgcgttaggagacagaatatacatactttagtattttaatcataacttttcactcaaatatcggattgatactattcttgatgcgttggaaaactatcttaaagggatacaaagttgtctctaatagagatttataaattcaaacttttgaaacacgtacatggctgccaagttgaatcataaaatttaagcgattttgtaTACGAGAATATAAAGACATTAGCGTTTCTTTTCTATCCTATTTAagtatatcattagcacgaaattgagaACTTTTTGTAGAGCAATGTtgcacatttgaagaactcttccaaGGTCCGATTGCCACTCCAGTAGTCTCTTCCACTGCTtcccatctccatctccattcatttggcttgttcttttcactctttactatttatttaattttagtttaaagtttgtgatatatttttgagatatttggcttagacttttgggcattttattttttgtttatttacttcgtgttatttatttttatcgcttctttaagctttcatttaacagtgattacaattgccatggattgattttgaaaatttgtgatttgaatacaaggatgaactctaaaatattgattttgggggttttcaattctcaattcgtattttgtcaattactttctaatctagtttaattcttagattagttttattaatatcttagttccattgcatattagatttaTTAAACCTTAACTgagacttaaataatttctgttttattttttaattttcagattaattaagattgtttagtttagttgattgtttttattgttaatttcaatttgttagttttttacatttcattttga
Protein-coding sequences here:
- the LOC108985990 gene encoding uncharacterized protein LOC108985990 encodes the protein MCNGEFFSKEPNEALPFFYYLAESVQQWNTQTNRVSLTAQPLRAIAGGGRYELKEDTNVQARIAALTRRLEVMEMEKVKAVKTVEVCSLCTDSNHKTQDCLVMPVFQQSDSEQMQLVNWVNRAQNQPFSNTYNPGWRNHPNFSCRNDKPDRSPPPSQQPFHQAAPQHQYQPYQSSQNYHFVAPPGFQPHVTAQSSQSQSSGRSSLDDREVFETVKDVLTLRSGKEVPQPEMTMDTQVVAPTPKDATETDEAEKEPEVVRPELKKPVSADVETSRGYQPVVSYPQRLASVQKNKCHTEIQEIFKQVKINIPLLDVIQQVPSYAKFLKDLCAVKRKLNVKKKAFLTEQVSALILSETPQKFRDPGSPSISIIIGESRIGRALLDLGSSVKMLPFSVYEQLGLGELKKTSIMLQLADKSVKELKGIVEDVLVQVDKFYYPVDFVVLDISGVLKLTFGNMALELNVFNACKMPTHFDDTTDIKGIDAVVCTRRIHLEDDARPVHDAQRRLNPTMKEVVKVEVLKLFAVGIIYPISDSKWHLRIRKKSLSPVLLAPLLLPECLLVCVMLQLIFRDA